In Pseudomonas deceptionensis, a single window of DNA contains:
- the desA gene encoding delta-9 fatty acid desaturase DesA, which produces MWYNGFLDLSAWQLVAVTLLMTHVTIIGVTVYLHRYSAHRSLELNGGLKHFFRFWLWLTTAQNTREWTAIHRKHHAKCETVDDPHSPVIKGLSTVLRKGAELYREEAQNPETLRIYGKNCPEDWIERNLYSRYKMLGVSLMLVIDLLLFGAIGLTIWAIQMMWIPVWAAGVVNGLGHAVGYRNFECRDAATNLVPWGIIIGGEELHNNHHTYPNSAKMSVKKWEFDLGWAWIKVFSFLRLAKVQRVAPIAHRVEGKGNLDMDTAMAILNNRFQIMAQYRKLVIAPLVQQELSKVDHSVRHQFRRAKRLLSRETSLLEERHHQRIETMLEHSHSLKVIYEKRLALQQIWVKTSTNGHDMLAAIKEWVHEAEASGIQSLREFAHQLKTYSLRPAAV; this is translated from the coding sequence ATGTGGTACAACGGTTTTCTCGACTTGTCAGCCTGGCAACTGGTGGCAGTCACTCTGTTGATGACCCACGTGACCATTATCGGTGTCACGGTTTATCTACACCGCTACTCAGCCCACCGCTCCCTGGAGCTCAACGGTGGCCTGAAACACTTTTTCCGTTTCTGGCTGTGGCTGACCACGGCGCAGAACACCCGTGAGTGGACAGCCATCCACCGCAAACACCACGCCAAGTGCGAAACCGTCGATGACCCCCATAGCCCGGTTATCAAAGGGTTATCGACCGTTCTGCGAAAAGGTGCAGAGCTGTATCGCGAAGAAGCACAGAACCCTGAAACACTGCGTATCTACGGTAAAAATTGCCCGGAAGACTGGATCGAGCGCAATCTTTACTCGCGTTACAAAATGCTGGGTGTCAGCCTGATGCTGGTCATCGACTTGCTGCTGTTCGGCGCCATCGGCCTGACCATCTGGGCCATCCAGATGATGTGGATTCCGGTATGGGCGGCAGGTGTCGTCAACGGTCTGGGCCACGCGGTGGGTTATCGCAATTTTGAGTGCCGCGACGCTGCGACCAATCTGGTGCCGTGGGGCATCATCATTGGCGGTGAAGAGCTGCACAACAACCACCACACCTACCCCAACTCGGCCAAAATGTCGGTCAAGAAGTGGGAGTTCGATTTGGGTTGGGCCTGGATCAAAGTCTTCAGCTTTTTGCGTCTGGCCAAGGTTCAGCGCGTTGCGCCTATCGCCCACCGGGTAGAAGGCAAAGGCAATCTGGACATGGACACCGCGATGGCGATCCTCAACAACCGTTTCCAGATCATGGCCCAGTACCGCAAGCTGGTCATCGCGCCGCTGGTTCAGCAGGAGCTGTCCAAGGTCGATCACTCGGTGCGCCACCAGTTCCGCCGGGCCAAGCGTCTGCTTTCCCGTGAAACCAGCCTTCTCGAAGAGCGCCATCACCAGCGAATCGAAACGATGCTGGAGCACAGCCACTCGCTGAAAGTGATTTACGAGAAGCGCCTGGCCCTGCAACAGATCTGGGTCAAGACCAGCACCAATGGTCACGACATGCTGGCCGCGATCAAGGAATGGGTACACGAAGCAGAAGCCAGCGGGATTCAGTCGCTGCGCGAATTTGCCCATCAACTGAAAACCTACTCGCTGCGTCCTGCGGCCGTTTAG
- the dibA gene encoding phosphodiesterase DibA encodes MSVSSRDALRAALLYGLLSVFWLQLTDHLLNSYFDDSAQLAHWQRVNGYVFALFSAVIIFFARGRLLGFLGAGAGLKRQRLDQERLRQAAVVFDCTREGVLVSDSRGAIVHVNRALVEITGYPVEEVLGRRPNMFKSGRHGPAFYEAMFKSLQESGNWHGEIWNRRKSGEVYPQWQTVRAITDGNGQVSHYVAVFSDISAIKNSQTELARLVHHDPLTDLPNRLLFTDRTEQALAYSQRQQCGCALLLIDLDHFKIINDSLGHNVGDLLLKAVADRLHRVFGKGFTVARLGGDEFGVLIESCGQVSQAAALAQQVLELMKGAFDIDRHQLFISASVGISVFPSDALNAEQLLRNADSALFKAKSAGREGYALYTEELTAHAQYRIEVASDLRRALEQQELRVYYQPVHDLQTSRLIGVEALVRWQHPLRGLVSPGEFIPIAERTGLIAEIDAWVLEQACWQMCQWQAAGVELSFVAVNISSRLFARPELYRLVSTVLADTGLNPQLLELEVTESAVMDNSQVALEQMHRLRALGLRLAIDDFGTGFSSLLRLKQMPVQKLKIDQGFVAGLPEDNDDVAIVRAVIALAQSMGLQVHAEGIEQVEQAQFLLDFNCNLGQGYWFGRPMPAKELDWQRAPVIRA; translated from the coding sequence ATGTCTGTTTCCTCTCGCGATGCCTTGCGTGCGGCCCTGTTGTACGGGTTGTTATCGGTTTTCTGGCTGCAATTAACTGATCATTTATTGAACAGTTATTTCGATGATTCAGCGCAGTTAGCGCATTGGCAGCGTGTAAATGGCTATGTATTTGCCCTTTTCAGCGCCGTCATAATTTTTTTCGCCCGCGGACGTCTGCTCGGTTTTTTGGGTGCGGGTGCGGGGCTGAAACGTCAGCGTCTGGATCAAGAGCGCTTGCGTCAGGCCGCTGTGGTTTTTGATTGCACTCGCGAAGGCGTGTTGGTCAGCGACAGCCGTGGCGCGATCGTGCATGTGAATCGTGCCCTGGTTGAAATCACCGGCTACCCGGTCGAAGAGGTGCTCGGCCGGCGGCCGAACATGTTCAAGTCGGGGCGGCATGGGCCGGCTTTTTATGAGGCGATGTTCAAGTCGTTACAGGAAAGCGGCAATTGGCACGGCGAGATCTGGAACCGGCGTAAAAGCGGCGAGGTTTACCCGCAGTGGCAGACCGTGCGCGCGATCACCGATGGCAACGGCCAGGTCAGCCACTATGTCGCGGTTTTTTCAGATATTTCCGCGATCAAAAACTCCCAGACCGAGCTGGCGCGGCTGGTTCACCACGACCCGCTGACCGATCTGCCCAATCGCTTGTTGTTTACTGACCGCACCGAGCAGGCGCTGGCTTATTCGCAACGCCAGCAGTGTGGCTGCGCGTTGCTGCTGATAGACCTCGATCATTTCAAAATCATCAATGACAGCCTCGGTCACAACGTGGGGGACCTGCTGCTCAAGGCCGTCGCCGATCGTTTGCACCGCGTGTTTGGCAAAGGCTTTACGGTGGCCAGGCTTGGGGGGGATGAGTTTGGCGTGCTGATTGAGAGCTGCGGGCAAGTGAGCCAGGCCGCGGCCCTGGCGCAGCAAGTGCTGGAGCTTATGAAAGGCGCATTCGATATCGACAGGCATCAGCTGTTTATCAGTGCCAGTGTCGGTATCAGCGTGTTCCCCAGCGATGCATTGAACGCTGAACAATTGCTGCGCAATGCTGACTCTGCCCTGTTCAAGGCCAAAAGTGCCGGGCGTGAAGGTTACGCGTTGTACACCGAAGAGCTGACAGCCCATGCGCAGTACCGTATCGAGGTGGCCAGCGATTTGCGCCGCGCGCTGGAGCAGCAAGAGTTGCGGGTGTACTACCAGCCGGTACACGACCTGCAAACCAGCCGCTTGATTGGTGTTGAAGCGCTGGTGCGCTGGCAGCATCCGCTGCGGGGGCTGGTGTCTCCGGGGGAATTTATCCCGATCGCCGAACGCACCGGCCTGATTGCTGAAATCGATGCCTGGGTGCTGGAGCAAGCCTGTTGGCAGATGTGTCAGTGGCAAGCCGCAGGCGTGGAGCTGTCGTTCGTAGCGGTGAATATTTCCAGCCGGTTGTTTGCCCGCCCTGAGCTGTACCGGCTGGTTTCAACGGTACTGGCAGACACGGGTCTGAACCCGCAATTGCTAGAGCTTGAAGTCACCGAAAGCGCCGTAATGGACAACTCGCAAGTCGCACTGGAGCAAATGCACCGCCTGCGGGCGCTGGGTTTACGCCTGGCCATTGATGACTTTGGAACCGGTTTCTCATCGCTGTTGCGGCTTAAGCAAATGCCCGTGCAGAAGCTGAAAATCGATCAGGGATTTGTGGCGGGCTTGCCCGAGGACAATGATGATGTCGCGATTGTGCGGGCGGTCATCGCGCTCGCTCAAAGCATGGGCCTGCAGGTGCATGCCGAAGGGATAGAGCAAGTCGAGCAGGCGCAATTCCTGCTCGACTTCAACTGCAACCTGGGTCAGGGCTACTGGTTCGGGCGCCCGATGCCTGCCAAGGAGCTGGACTGGCAGCGAGCCCCCGTGATTCGCGCCTGA
- the argH gene encoding argininosuccinate lyase, with protein MSTDKTNQSWGGRFSEPVDAFVARFTASVTFDQRLYRHDIMGSVAHATMLAKVGVLTDAERDSIIEGLKSIQSEIEAGTFDWRIDLEDVHMNIEARLTDRIGVTGKKLHTGRSRNDQVATDIRLWLRDEIDVILAEITRLQKGLLEQAEREAETIMPGFTHLQTAQPVTFGHHMLAWFEMLSRDYERLVDCRKRTNRMPLGSAALAGTTYPIDREFTAQLLGFDAVGGNSLDNVSDRDFAIEFCAAASIAMMHLSRFSEELVLWTSAQFQFIDLPDRFCTGSSIMPQKKNPDVPELVRGKSGRVFGALMGLLTLMKGQPLAYNKDNQEDKEPLFDAADTLRDSLRAFADMIPAIKPKHAIMREAALRGFSTATDLADYLVRRGLPFRDCHEIVGHAVKYGVETGKDLAEMSLEELRKFSDQIEDDVFAVLTLEGSVNARNHIGGTAPAQVKAAVVRGKALLASR; from the coding sequence TGAGCACCGACAAGACCAATCAGTCCTGGGGCGGCCGCTTCAGTGAACCCGTCGACGCCTTCGTTGCGCGTTTCACCGCCTCCGTCACTTTCGACCAGCGCCTTTATCGTCACGACATCATGGGCTCCGTGGCTCACGCCACCATGCTGGCCAAGGTCGGCGTGCTGACTGATGCCGAACGCGACAGCATCATCGAAGGCCTGAAATCCATCCAGAGCGAAATCGAAGCCGGCACGTTTGACTGGCGCATCGATCTGGAAGACGTGCACATGAACATCGAGGCGCGTCTGACTGACCGCATCGGCGTGACCGGCAAAAAGCTGCACACCGGGCGCAGCCGTAACGACCAGGTGGCCACCGATATCCGCCTGTGGCTGCGTGACGAAATTGACGTAATCCTGGCTGAAATCACCCGCCTGCAAAAAGGCCTGCTGGAGCAAGCCGAGCGCGAAGCCGAAACCATCATGCCGGGCTTCACGCACCTGCAAACCGCCCAGCCAGTGACTTTCGGTCACCACATGCTGGCCTGGTTCGAGATGCTCAGCCGCGACTACGAGCGCCTCGTAGACTGCCGCAAGCGCACCAACCGCATGCCGCTGGGCAGCGCTGCACTGGCCGGTACCACGTACCCGATCGACCGCGAGTTCACGGCTCAATTGCTGGGTTTTGACGCCGTGGGCGGCAACTCGCTGGACAACGTGTCTGATCGCGACTTCGCCATCGAATTCTGCGCAGCGGCCAGCATTGCGATGATGCACTTGTCGCGCTTCTCCGAAGAGCTGGTGCTGTGGACCAGTGCGCAATTCCAGTTCATCGACTTGCCGGACCGCTTCTGCACCGGCAGCTCGATCATGCCGCAAAAGAAAAACCCCGACGTGCCAGAACTGGTACGTGGCAAAAGTGGCCGTGTATTCGGCGCACTGATGGGCCTGCTGACCCTGATGAAAGGCCAGCCACTGGCTTACAACAAGGACAACCAGGAAGACAAAGAGCCGTTGTTCGATGCGGCCGACACGCTGCGCGATTCGTTGCGCGCATTTGCCGACATGATCCCGGCGATCAAGCCCAAGCACGCGATCATGCGTGAAGCGGCGTTGCGCGGGTTCTCGACCGCCACCGACCTGGCGGACTACCTGGTACGCCGTGGCCTGCCGTTCCGTGATTGCCACGAAATCGTCGGCCATGCTGTGAAATACGGCGTAGAGACGGGCAAGGATCTGGCAGAAATGAGCCTCGAAGAACTGCGCAAGTTCAGCGATCAGATCGAAGACGATGTGTTTGCCGTACTGACACTGGAAGGCTCGGTCAATGCCCGTAATCACATCGGCGGCACCGCGCCGGCGCAAGTGAAAGCGGCTGTTGTTCGCGGCAAGGCGTTGCTGGCCAGCCGTTAA
- a CDS encoding glutathione S-transferase family protein has protein sequence MLKLYGFAVSNYYNMVKLALLEKGVPFEEVPFFAGQTPEALAVSPRGKVPVLGVDQGFINETSVILEYIEQTQPGPKLLPVDPFERAQVLALAKEIELYIELPARACYAEAFFGMPVPDAIKAKARTELLEGMASLGRHGKFAPFVAGETLSVADIYFAYSVNLACAVGHKIFGLDLLADMPGAKALLERLEQNPHVQKIAADKEAAMPQFLAWISSKK, from the coding sequence ATGCTTAAGCTTTATGGATTTGCAGTCAGCAACTACTACAACATGGTCAAACTGGCGCTGCTGGAGAAGGGCGTACCTTTTGAAGAGGTGCCGTTTTTTGCCGGTCAAACCCCTGAGGCGTTAGCTGTCAGCCCGCGTGGCAAAGTCCCTGTTCTGGGCGTTGATCAAGGTTTTATCAACGAAACCAGCGTGATCCTGGAGTACATCGAGCAAACTCAGCCAGGCCCGAAATTGCTGCCGGTTGATCCGTTCGAGCGCGCGCAAGTGCTGGCGCTGGCCAAAGAAATCGAGCTGTATATCGAATTGCCTGCCCGTGCTTGCTACGCCGAAGCATTTTTCGGCATGCCTGTGCCGGACGCGATCAAGGCCAAAGCCCGTACCGAGTTGCTGGAAGGCATGGCTTCGCTGGGTCGCCACGGCAAGTTCGCACCCTTTGTGGCAGGCGAAACGCTGAGCGTGGCGGATATCTACTTCGCCTACAGCGTCAACCTGGCCTGTGCCGTAGGGCACAAGATATTCGGTCTGGACCTGCTGGCTGACATGCCGGGTGCCAAAGCGCTGCTGGAGCGGCTGGAGCAAAACCCGCACGTGCAGAAAATTGCCGCCGACAAGGAAGCGGCCATGCCGCAGTTTCTGGCCTGGATCAGCAGCAAGAAATAA